From Rutidosis leptorrhynchoides isolate AG116_Rl617_1_P2 chromosome 3, CSIRO_AGI_Rlap_v1, whole genome shotgun sequence, a single genomic window includes:
- the LOC139900303 gene encoding uncharacterized protein yields MSVGGSSTSSTGQKQKNHPPLEARAFQMSVDTATETNDAITSIFLINSSPASVLFDCGVNRSFMSVTLCDKLKLPINVLSEPLRIKVGDGRIVPVTTSVSGVTIEIDGNEFPVTCLVMPIPSFDVVLGMDWLSRHKASIKCHKKLISFPLTDGTRAVARGKRGGFNCLLISMMKAKKSLAKGCDSFLTYVVDSMKEKKTISEILVVSDFPGVLPDELSGLPPVREVEYKIELLPGSTSVAKSPY; encoded by the coding sequence ATGTCAGTCGGAGGATCCTCTACTTCTTCAACGGGACAGAAACAAAAGAATCATCCACCACTTGAAGCAAGAGCCTTTCAAATGTCGGTTGATACTGCTACTGAAACCAACGATGCGATTACCAGTATATTTCTGATAAATTCTTCGCCGGCTAGTGTGTTATTTGATTGTGGAGTAAATCGCTCTTTTATGTCCGTTACATTATGTGATAAGTTGAAATTGCCTATCAACGTATTATCTGAACCCTTAAGAATAAAAGTGGGTGATGGTAGAATAGTTCCAGTCACAACCTCTGTATCTGGAGTAACCATTGAAATAGATGGGAATGAATTCCCCGTGACTTGTCTCGTTATGCCTATACCGAGCTTTGATGTCGTATTAGGCATGGATTGGTTAAGCCGCCATAAGGCAAGTATAAAATGTCATAAGAAATTAATATCTTTTCCTTTGACCGATGGGACACGTGCTGTGGCCCGAGGTAAACGGGGCGGGTTTAATTGTCTGTTAATTTCGATGATGAAAGCTAAGAAATCGTTAGCAAAGGGGTGTGATTCGTTTCTCACATATGTGGTCGATTCTATGAAAGAAAAGAAGACGATATCTGAAATCCTAGTAGTTTCTGACTTCCCAGGAGTCCTCCCAGATGAATTGTCGGGTTTGCCGCCAGTTAGAGAAGTAGAATATAAAATTGAATTGTTGCCGGGATCCACGTCAGTTGCTAAATCTCCGTACTGA